ACCCACGCCAGTCCGCTTCCGAAGCCGGCGGACGTCCCGCAGACGAAGCCGGTCGACGCCGAGTCGCAGGCCCCGGCGCCCCCAGACCCGGGATTGAGGAGTGTCCCTGAACCCGGACACATTCGAGCTTCTTGATCGACTTGCGAGCACAAGAACCGGTAGGTGCGGTTCTGCTGCGCCTTCGATCTTGGCGAGGAGGGGCTCAAGGGCTGGGGCCATCGGTTGGGTCTCTCACTGTGAGGACCCCGGGGGCTAGGGTTCGCGGTCGCACGTGGTGGGCCTGTGACTGGCCGCGGTACGTTTTGATCATGGCTGTCGACGAGGGTGCCTTGGTTGAGCGCTTGGCGACAGTCGCTCGCGCGTTGGACACCGGTTCGGTCCACGAGACGTTGCAGCTCATCGTGGATCTCGCGGTGGAGACTGTCCCGGGCTGTGAGCATGCCGGCATCTCTCTGGTTCAAGGCAGCAAGATCGGTACGCCGGCGGCCAGTGACTCGGTGGCGCTTCGCCTTGACGCGGTGCAGTTCGAGGTCGGCCAGGGGCCGTGCATAGACGCTATTGCCGTAGACCAGATCTTCATGAGTGACGACCTGGCGACGGAGGTTCGGTGGCCGTTGTTCGCCGCCCGTGCGAGCGTCGAGACCGGAGTCGTCAGCATGTTGGGGTTGCGGCTGTTCGCTCGGGGACGCACTTTGGGTGCGCTGAATCTGTTGTCGTCGCGCAAGGCGGCGTTCGGCGAGGAGTCCCTCGCCGTTGGCGCGTTGTTCGCTGCTCTCGCGGCTGTGGCGCTCAACGCTGCACAGACTGAGGCGGGGTTACAGCTCGCGCTGCGTAGCCGGGACATCATCGGCCAGGCGAAGGGCATCTTGATGGAGCGCCATCGGATCGGCGAGGACGAGGCGTTCCAGCGACTGGCGGTGGCCTCTCAGCACCTCAATGTAGGGCTGAAAGCCGTGGCGGACGATGTCGTGTTCACTGGCGAGGACCCGGGGGCCTGAACTGACCGAGTCACCAGGAGGTTCTGGTCCCCTCGCTTGGGCTGTACGCGCTGAACACCTGCGCCACCAGGAAGTCCTTCAGGACGTGCAGCTTGGACAAGGCAACCGTTACCGGGCCATTGGCGTCGACGAGAACCAGTCGGCGTCCAATGGCAACGGCTCGATGGTTGGCTCCGATCAACAAGGCACTCCC
This genomic interval from Actinomycetes bacterium contains the following:
- a CDS encoding GAF and ANTAR domain-containing protein, producing the protein MAVDEGALVERLATVARALDTGSVHETLQLIVDLAVETVPGCEHAGISLVQGSKIGTPAASDSVALRLDAVQFEVGQGPCIDAIAVDQIFMSDDLATEVRWPLFAARASVETGVVSMLGLRLFARGRTLGALNLLSSRKAAFGEESLAVGALFAALAAVALNAAQTEAGLQLALRSRDIIGQAKGILMERHRIGEDEAFQRLAVASQHLNVGLKAVADDVVFTGEDPGA
- a CDS encoding STAS domain-containing protein — translated: GRRSGLPSAGAESERQSVWVGEVTWREVADLREALFDELEVPGYVGLRLDVRRVTLIDRPGSALLIGANHRAVAIGRRLVLVDANGPVTVALSKLHVLKDFLVAQVFSAYSPSEGTRTSW